A region of the Geomonas subterranea genome:
AGAACCTTCTCGATGGCGGGCCCCGCGGCGGAGAGAAGCCAGGACTCCTCCTCGAGGCTGCTCTCGAACTTCCTCGCGTTTGCCATGGTCTTTTCATTGATGAGGCGGCTGACCTCGAAGGCGTAGCCCAGGCCGCTTTCCTTAGCGCGTAGCGCTTTCAGGTCGGACGATTGATCGTCATAGGTGAAGGCGGCGAACGATTTGGAGAGCGGAGAATTTTCCAGGACGCACTGGGCTACCGGGACCACTGCGATGGTGCAGATAAGGGCGATCAGCAGGAACCATTTCACAGCACCGCTTGCCTCGGTGCTTTCTATGCCGGTTCCCGCGTTCTTCATGGACATTGCAGTGACTCCCAAAACATGAACCGTCAGCCACAGAGATCTGAAAATATCGGAGAGAGCATTTACATCTCCCTGACAGTTATCCTTGCAGCAGTTGCTTAGCCTCGGTTTTCTCAGACTTTCTCAGAAGTTCTCCGTGGCAAATGGTTTAAAAGGCCGAGTAGATGAAGGGACTATGGGCTTTGGTGACCAGGGTCGCGATCGACAACAGGAGCAAACCGTAGCACCAGGCGGCTTTCTTCCAGTTCAGGCTGCTGGTAAAGTCCCAGGTCTGCGGTGCGCTCCATACAAGAACTGCCGCCACGGCGATGCTCAACAGGTAGTACGGCTGATAGATCACGCCTGCGACCAGGTCGGTGCCTGCATTCTTATCCCGCAGCCCGAACATGCTGCCGAAATAACCGAAGGCGGAGCCGAGGTCGGCGGCGCGGAAAAAGACCCAGGTCAGCGATACAGGGATGAAGGTACAGCAGACCCTGACCGGTTTGGGCAACTTCCAGTAGCCGCTCTTCCTGGTCCGGAGCTGTTCCAGTCCCAGCAGCACGCCATGCATCGTTCCCCAGGCCGCGAAGGTCCAGCCAGCACCGTGCCAGATGCCGCAGATGGTGAACACGATGACGCTGCTTGCGATGGCGGGGTAGTTGTAGCGGAACTTCTCGCGCACCATGCGCTCCCGGACCTTGTCCGTCAGCAGCATGTAGTTGAGCGGGGTGAAGAGGTAGTCGCGCAGCCAAGTGGAGAGGGAGATGTGCCAGCGCCGCCAGAAGTCGGCAAACGAATCTGCGAGATAGGGAGAGTCGAAATTCTTGGCGATGGCGAAGCCGAACATGAGGCAGACACCGATCGCCATGTCAGAGTAGGCGCTGAAGTCGAAGTAGATCTGCATGGTGTAGGCGAAGAGGCCGTACCAGGCGTCGAACGCGTTCAGCGTCGCCGCGTTGAAGCAGGTGTCGGCAACCTTGCCGCAGGGGTCAGCCAGGAGGATCTTCTTGGCGAGGCCGAGGCACATGAAGGTGGTGCCGCGGGCGAACTTTTCCAAACTGTGGGTGCGGGAGGCGAGTTGCACCGCCACGTCCCGGTAGCGAACGATGGGGCCGGCGATGAGTTGCGGGAACATGGCGACATAGCATGCGAAGTCGATGAAGCTGCGGGTGGCGCGCACACTCCCCTGCCAGACGTCGATGGTGTAGCTCACCATCTTGAAGACGTAGAAGCTGATGCCCAGCGGTAGCGCGATGCGGAACAGTCCCTCCACCCGCAGATGTTCCAACCCGAGCGACGCGAGGAGCGCGTTCAGGTTATCGATGCCGAAGTGGAAGTACTTGAAGAAGCCGAGCAGCGACAGGTTCGCTGTTATCGCGAGCCAGAAGGCCGCTTTTTGCCGCAGGCTCGCCGGATCGTCCCCATCCAGCAGGGGGAGTTCTCCCGTCGCCGGCTCCCCCGGCCTGCGCGCCATGGCGTGGGCGCAGTAGTAGGTGATTGTGGTCGAGCCGAAAAGGAGCAGTGTGAAATAGGGATTGGCCCAGCCGTAAAAGAAGTAGCTGAGACCGGTCAGCGTCAGGTTGCGGCCGCGCGCCGGCATAAGGTAGTAAAGCAGGAGCGCCGCAGGCAGGAACATGAACAGGAAGATGTAAGAGCTGAACAGCATCGGTTTACCTATACGGCTCTAGGGGCAGCTTGGAACGGGGAGAGCCCATTGAAGTTAAAGTTGCCGAAATGGCAGGCACCGCCAGCTTAAGATTTCTCTGTGCTACGTGGAGATCAGCCATGCAAGCGCCAACACCGCACAGGAAAAGGCGACAAAACAGCCGCAGACAACCGCATTACCGCATTGCGAAAACTGCAATCCGTCTGCTCCGTGTGCTGCGAAATCCAGCGCGTGGCAATTTTTTTTGCTCCTGACGAGCACGCATTGCTTGCAGAAGAATATGCCAGATTTTGAAGTGACCTGATGATTATCTTGAGTCTTGCCAGATATACAGACAGTCCTCGAAGTTACATGCTTATTTATGCAAAAGCTACTTTAAAATACTGCATCTGACCAAGCCAGTGACACGGAAGTTCTTCCTACCGGCCTGTCTTGTAATAGGCCGTCTGATCAATGCCGCAGAGTTTTCCTTCTGTGATTTCGGCGGGAACCTTTCTGAATTTATCGGCCACGACATCGAAAGATAGTGCGGCTCCAACGGTGGTGTCGAAACCGGAGAGTTCTCCCGCAGAAATTGTCACCCCAGCGTTGCGCTTTGGCCTCATACTGCTTTGATACGCGACATGAAACTGAAACTGAGAAGTCGAGGCATCTGTTACCGCTTTAGCATCCAGTTCGGAGAGTGAACTGGGGGTGAGATAAAATTGCGGGACTTACTCAGTGTTGTTCCCGGTAATAATTGGGTCGTTTCACGCCGAAAAAGCTAATTGATTTTATGGCTGTAGGCGGAACAACCCCTTTTTGTGGAATAATCCATCCAGTTGAAAGATCAATTTCGATTTTTCTGGATTGGCCATCTGTCGCAAAAGTAAAACTCTCAACATTATTTGGCTGAGTATCACTTCTAACAATAGAATCGACAGCTTTGCTGTATCGAGCAGTAAGGTAGGTGATTTCCTTAGATTTAAATTCAATTTCAACTATGAAGTACGGAAACTCTGAAACTTTCTCAGGCACTTCGATGGTTAATTGTCCTTCCGCGCCTCGCTTTCCTTTTTCAGGCCACATTTCTAGTACACCATCCGAAGAAAACGAAGATTTTCCGGCACTGCTGGTGGGGGTGTAGTGGACAAAGCTTGGTATCAGCGACCCTGTATACGAGGTGATGAAGTCTTTCACTGAATGGTCTGGGTCGAAAAGAGGAAGGGGCGCAAAAGAGGCATATGGTGTGCCGGGGACGAAGGGAAATAGACAAACGGCCCTCTTGTTGAGGAAACCATTACCCTCGCGGGCAACGTTTCGTAAAACCATGGAGTCCCCGCCAGCTCGAAATAGCATGTCGGGAACAATATGTGACAAGTAGGCGAAATAATGCGGAATACTACCGCCAGGG
Encoded here:
- a CDS encoding MBOAT family O-acyltransferase, producing MLFSSYIFLFMFLPAALLLYYLMPARGRNLTLTGLSYFFYGWANPYFTLLLFGSTTITYYCAHAMARRPGEPATGELPLLDGDDPASLRQKAAFWLAITANLSLLGFFKYFHFGIDNLNALLASLGLEHLRVEGLFRIALPLGISFYVFKMVSYTIDVWQGSVRATRSFIDFACYVAMFPQLIAGPIVRYRDVAVQLASRTHSLEKFARGTTFMCLGLAKKILLADPCGKVADTCFNAATLNAFDAWYGLFAYTMQIYFDFSAYSDMAIGVCLMFGFAIAKNFDSPYLADSFADFWRRWHISLSTWLRDYLFTPLNYMLLTDKVRERMVREKFRYNYPAIASSVIVFTICGIWHGAGWTFAAWGTMHGVLLGLEQLRTRKSGYWKLPKPVRVCCTFIPVSLTWVFFRAADLGSAFGYFGSMFGLRDKNAGTDLVAGVIYQPYYLLSIAVAAVLVWSAPQTWDFTSSLNWKKAAWCYGLLLLSIATLVTKAHSPFIYSAF